The following coding sequences lie in one Ferrimicrobium acidiphilum DSM 19497 genomic window:
- a CDS encoding ISL3 family transposase: MGLVTTHHWRTPVEQNPIRIAEILLGLKDVNLIGVEDLGDEDSKTPLRVHIECLGERPKCPVCNGMSYSKGSSLVELIDLQSFGRPVRLIWHKRRWVCKDETCIAPSWSDVDTRIAAPRLKLTDRAARFATRVVGRDGRSVSSVARELDCDWHTINDAVIAYGTPLVEDPNRFGEVRALGLDETLFYREGRYRTQKWSTSIVDVMSATLLDVVPGKGGAEPKKWIASQPREWRDDIKWGTLDLAGSYRAVFKEALPNAVLVADPFHLIKIANTRLDETRRRVQQNILGHRGRGGDPLYRIRRLLNMAKEKLTEGANDKLTRFLEAGDPDNEVATSWRAKESLRELYTYRDPDLARDHLDALISDFTDNQRPPEVQLLGRTLKSWHDEILAWHRSFVTNGPTESMNNLIKRIKRIAFGMTNFANFRIRVLLSAGKPDWSLLATVTPVTTHISSALGS; encoded by the coding sequence ATGGGATTAGTAACAACTCATCACTGGAGGACCCCTGTGGAACAAAATCCTATCCGCATTGCAGAGATCTTGCTCGGTCTAAAGGACGTCAATTTGATTGGTGTCGAGGATCTGGGTGACGAAGATTCAAAGACACCCCTTCGGGTCCATATCGAGTGTCTGGGTGAGCGGCCAAAATGCCCAGTCTGTAATGGGATGAGCTATTCCAAAGGAAGCTCACTAGTAGAGCTGATTGATCTACAAAGCTTTGGCCGTCCCGTAAGGCTCATCTGGCACAAACGCAGGTGGGTGTGCAAGGATGAGACCTGCATCGCCCCGTCATGGAGTGATGTGGACACTAGGATCGCAGCCCCAAGGCTAAAGCTCACCGATAGGGCAGCTAGATTCGCAACCCGGGTGGTTGGTAGAGACGGACGATCGGTGTCATCGGTAGCCAGAGAGCTCGATTGTGACTGGCACACGATCAATGATGCTGTAATTGCCTATGGGACTCCCCTCGTTGAGGATCCAAATCGCTTTGGTGAGGTTCGTGCACTTGGATTAGATGAGACCCTGTTCTATCGCGAGGGTCGCTATCGGACCCAGAAGTGGTCTACCTCAATCGTGGACGTTATGAGCGCAACCCTTCTCGATGTAGTTCCTGGTAAAGGAGGTGCGGAGCCAAAGAAGTGGATAGCCAGCCAGCCCAGGGAGTGGCGTGATGATATCAAGTGGGGAACCCTTGACCTGGCTGGTTCCTATAGGGCGGTATTTAAAGAGGCGTTACCCAATGCTGTCCTGGTCGCCGATCCATTCCACCTCATAAAGATCGCCAACACTCGCCTTGATGAGACGAGGAGACGAGTACAACAGAACATCCTTGGTCACAGAGGCAGAGGTGGGGATCCGCTCTATCGCATCCGGCGACTCCTTAATATGGCCAAGGAGAAGCTCACCGAGGGTGCCAACGATAAACTTACTCGCTTCCTTGAGGCTGGAGATCCAGATAACGAGGTAGCTACCAGCTGGCGAGCCAAGGAGTCCCTACGAGAGCTCTATACCTATCGTGACCCAGATCTCGCCAGAGACCACCTCGATGCGCTCATCAGTGACTTCACCGACAACCAACGACCACCCGAGGTCCAGCTACTTGGGAGAACCTTGAAAAGCTGGCATGATGAGATCCTGGCCTGGCATAGGTCCTTTGTGACCAATGGACCGACAGAGTCGATGAACAACCTCATTAAGCGGATCAAGCGCATCGCCTTTGGAATGACGAACTTTGCGAACTTTCGCATTCGAGTACTCCTTAGCGCTGGTAAGCCTGACTGGTCACTGCTAGCTACGGTTACCCCGGTGACAACGCATATCTCTAGCGCACTTGGTTCGTAA
- a CDS encoding ATP-binding protein — MPTLWIPSHNRRSSLAHLASVIGIRLGSLVALLRRNNHKSQVCRVYRSYMARDQFTPTFGVSPPLLVGRDDLIAEFTASLADDRGSSTRATIYTGSRGIGKTVMLNEVERVARAHGWLVISETAYAGFVDRLTNITLPGLLTSHGYSNTTASTQSFGDQLKLVSDHLRSLHSGLLITLDELNVAQFDELREFGAALYQAFSDNGAVAFVGAGLPRSVNLILADPALSSLQLADLHVLSPINLNDAKHALRVPIEGSDREIEPLALDDAVQATGGYPFRIQLLGHLISHEHPDERVITRDDVASGVLEVRERIGSWQLESELTELPENDRALLVAMATDHGPSKTSAIASRLTIGQSSVDKWLAHLIEGGVIHQTRHGEVDFVQPLLRECLRVHPVSPSLEPNAS, encoded by the coding sequence ATGCCTACCCTTTGGATACCCTCGCATAACCGGCGGAGTTCGCTGGCCCATCTTGCCTCAGTGATTGGGATACGGCTCGGCTCGCTGGTTGCCCTCCTGCGGCGAAACAATCACAAGAGCCAGGTGTGTCGCGTCTATCGTAGCTATATGGCACGCGACCAGTTCACTCCGACCTTCGGAGTCTCGCCTCCGTTATTGGTTGGAAGGGACGATCTCATCGCCGAATTCACTGCGTCGTTGGCCGATGATCGAGGATCATCAACCAGAGCAACCATCTATACCGGCAGCCGTGGCATCGGCAAAACAGTGATGCTAAATGAGGTCGAACGAGTTGCCAGAGCGCATGGGTGGCTGGTGATCTCAGAGACTGCTTACGCTGGGTTTGTTGACCGGCTCACCAACATTACCCTCCCAGGGCTGCTGACAAGCCATGGATACAGCAACACAACGGCGTCTACACAAAGTTTTGGTGATCAGCTCAAGCTTGTAAGCGATCACCTTCGCTCCCTTCATTCCGGTCTGCTCATCACCCTCGATGAGCTCAATGTCGCACAGTTCGATGAGTTACGAGAGTTTGGGGCTGCGTTGTACCAGGCGTTCTCCGACAATGGGGCGGTAGCATTCGTCGGTGCTGGTCTACCACGGTCAGTAAATCTCATTCTCGCCGATCCGGCTCTTTCTAGCCTCCAACTAGCCGATCTCCATGTCCTTAGCCCAATTAACCTAAATGATGCCAAACACGCACTGAGGGTTCCTATCGAAGGCAGCGATCGCGAGATCGAGCCTCTTGCGCTCGATGACGCTGTGCAAGCAACCGGGGGCTATCCATTCCGTATCCAGCTTCTCGGTCACCTGATATCCCATGAACACCCCGACGAGCGGGTGATCACCCGAGATGATGTGGCATCTGGAGTACTGGAGGTACGCGAACGTATAGGTTCATGGCAGCTCGAATCAGAATTAACAGAGCTGCCCGAGAATGATCGAGCGTTGTTAGTGGCTATGGCAACAGATCATGGGCCGTCAAAAACCTCTGCAATCGCCTCTCGGTTAACTATCGGCCAGAGCTCCGTTGATAAGTGGCTGGCCCACCTGATCGAGGGAGGGGTGATCCACCAGACCCGACATGGAGAAGTAGATTTCGTTCAACCGCTGCTGCGTGAATGTCTCCGTGTCCACCCGGTTTCGCCATCTTTGGAGCCAAACGCATCTTGA
- a CDS encoding helix-turn-helix domain-containing protein produces MPLPERQQAVTLIAEANSAGVSLSVAVREVGICESTYERWRKAGGVDATTASAEELVAAIVEDKRDFGFKWGN; encoded by the coding sequence ATCCCTCTCCCAGAGCGCCAACAAGCCGTAACCCTCATCGCGGAGGCCAACAGCGCTGGCGTTAGCCTCTCTGTCGCAGTACGCGAGGTAGGGATCTGTGAGAGCACCTATGAGCGTTGGAGAAAGGCAGGTGGCGTGGATGCCACCACAGCATCAGCTGAGGAGCTCGTGGCCGCGATCGTCGAGGATAAGCGGGACTTCGGATTTAAGTGGGGAAATTAG